The Flavobacterium sp. 102 genomic interval TTTCAACATAACAGAAATAAGGGCAAACTTGGTTTTCATCGACTAAAAATTGGTTCTTTTTTAAAGACAAAATCTTGAAGTGATTGGCAATTTCGGTCAGTGATTGTTCCAAATGCTTATCTGAATCATTCATAAAATGACGCAAATAATCTAAAAAAGCCGAATTATTGTTTTGAGTTTTCATAAGTATTGAGAACAAAAATATTCTTTTTTGGGACACATTTTTTTATTCAACGATTAATGAATAATTTTAAGCAAAATTAATACCATGAAAAAGGTTACGTTATTCATCGCATTTTTGATATGTTTTGGACTTAATGCTCAGGACAAAAAGGCTTATCAGTTATTTGACAAGAAAGGCAAAAAGACGACTTATGCCAAACTTCTGAAGGCTGCCGAAAAATCGCAAGTGGTTTTGTTTGGCGAATACCATAATAATTCAGTGGTGCATTGGTTACAATTGGAACTAACGAAAGATTTAGCTGTAAAAAAGCCGCTAGTTCTTGGTGCAGAAATGATTGAAGCCGACAATCAGGCGCCATTAGACCAATATTTGAAAGGAGAAATTAACCAAAAGCAATTGGATACGACTGCCCGACTTTGGCCCAATTATAAAACTGATTATAAACCTTTGGTTGATTTTGCTAAGGAAAACAAATTGCCTTTTATCGCCACAAATATTCCCCGAAGATATGCGGCTGCGGTTTCTAAAAAAGGATTTGACGCTTTAGAAACATTGACTGCTGAAGAAAAAGCATGGATTGCACCTTTGCCAATCGCTTATGATGAAAATTTGCCGGGTTATGTCAACATGATGAAAATGATGGGCGATCATGCGAGTCCGAATATGCCGAAAGCGCAAGCCAGTAAAGATGCGACGATGGCTTATTTTATCGAAAAGAATTTAAAAGACGGAAGTATTTTCATTCACTACAACGGCACTTATCATTCCGACAATTTTGAAGGCATCAATTGGTATCTGAAAAAAAACACGCCAAATCTGCAAATAATCACCATTGCTACATTGGAACAAAAAGATTTAGAAAAAATAATGCCCGAAGATTATAATAAAGCAGACTATATTCTCGTTATAGATGAAGATGTAACAAAAACACATTAACATCGTCTTAACATAATCAATCAAAAATCAATCATCCAAAGCGCAGCCAAATTGTTTGCAGTGTAGCGGAAAAAATCAAAACCCAATGAAAAAAGCATATATCCTTTTACTCTTCCTGATCGCCGCGCTGCCGTTCTTTTCGTGCAGCAGTGATAATGCACCTGAAGAACCGATGTTGATTATCAAATTCCAATTTGATGAAAATCAGGCTCGATTGAATAATTTAGGGCAACCTTCAACCGTTGCAGCAGGAAATGCCGCTCAATCACCAATTTTCAATACTATTTCGGCTCATTACATGGAATTGGCTCCAAATGCTTTCACACAAATTGGTCAAGGAACGATTATTTATCATGCGCCTGAAACCAATTTAGGAGGTGCTTCGGCCATCGATTTTGATCAATCTAAAATAGTAGCCGAAGGTGAAACTTTCCTAAAAATCCCTTTGAGTGAAATCGCTTCCGGCAGTTATGAATGGATGCGTGTTTCTTTGTCTTATCAGAATTACCAAATCAATATACGACACCAAAATATTGATTATACCGGAACTTTAGCCAGTTTTGTTGGATACAATACTTACATAAGCGAATTTAATATTGGCAATAACATTTTTCAAGTCGATGGCAACAGAACTCAGGGTTACTGGGCATTTGGCTTAAACAACCAACCTTATTCTTCGTCTGGCCAAGCACCCGCTAATGCCACTACAGTTCCAAATCCTATTGCAACAACTTCGCCTATTCCACAAGGTTCTTGTGTGGTTACCGGAAGATTTGCTTCCAATTTGGTTATCAATGGAAACGAAACAGATGATATTGTGATTACTCTTTCGTTGTCAATTAACAACAGTTTTGAGTGGCACGAAGTTACCGCTGACGGAAAATTTGAACCTTCTATTGGCGAAAATGTTGTCGACATGGGATTAAGAGGTTTGATTCCGAGTTATGTTAGATAGTTTTGTTTAATTTTTTTGACCAAAAAAAGCCATTTAAACAATTGAAAATCAACAAGTGTTAATCTCACTTTAAATTCATTATAAATTAGAGCGAAAAGGTTGTAGTTAATACCAAATAGGTGTATTTTTGTGTGATTTTTTTAAACAAATTATACACAATTATGGCAAAATCTGCACTTTTAAAGTCATCCTTAGCAAAAAAATATTGGATGGCTCTTACAGGTTTATTTTTATGCTTGTTTTTAGCAGGTCACTTAGCAGGAAATCTTCAATTAATTTTTAGCGATGCTTCAGCGTTCAACAAGTATGCGTTGTTCATGACCTCTAATCCGGCAGTAAAACTTCTTTCTTATCTAACCTACATTTCAATTCTTTTCCATGCAGTCGATGGATTTTTATTGACTTATCAAAATGTAAAAGCAAGACCTATTGGCTATGCCAAAAACAATCCTTCCAAAAACAGTAGTTTTTCTTCAAGAAACATGGCCGTTTTGGGAACCTTGATTTTGGTTTTTATTGTAACACACATGGTTAACTTTTGGGCGGTGATGCATTTTGATGAAAAAATGCCATTGCAAACCGTCACTGTGGATCAAATGGGTCAAAAGATGGATTACTACATCACTACTGATAACGGAAAGTTTTTTCCAACAGATTCAATTCAATTGAAACAAATGGGATTAGAAATCAGAAACAGAACAGAATTTTATAATACCCAAGCTGGTGTAAAAATGGGTGAAGGTTATAAAGATTTACATAAAATCACGGTGGCTTTCTTCAAAGACGCTAAAACCGGTTTAATCGCAACAATACTTTATGTTTTGGCGATGTTTGTTTTGGCTTTCCACTTACTTCACGGTTTCCAAAGTGCTTTTCAATCACTAGGTTTAAACAATCCAAAGTACACACCGGTCATCAAAGGTTTCGGAGCTGCTTTCGCGATTATTGTTCCGCTTTTATTTGCTACAATTCCGGTTTACATTCACTTTTTTCTAAAATAATCAACATCAGTATAAATCATGAAGTTAGATTCTAAAATACCAGAAGGTTCTATTTCAGAGAAATGGACTAACCATAAAAACCACTTAAAATTAGTTGCTCCAAATAACCGTCCGAAAATCGATGTAATCGTTGTTGGAACCGGATTAGCCGGTGCTTCTGCCGCAGCTTCTTTAGGAGAAATGGGATACAATGTAAAAGCATTTTGTTTCCAAGATTCCCCAAGAAGAGCACACTCAATCGCTGCTCAAGGAGGAATCAATGCTGCCAAAAATTACCAAAACGACGGCGACAGTACTTACCGATTATTTTACGACACGATTAAAGGTGGTGATTACAGAGCTCGTGAAGCCAATGTTCACCGTTTGGCGGAAGTTTCTGCCAATATCATTGACCAATGTGTAGCACAAGGTGTTCCTTTTGCCCGTGATTACGGCGGAATGTTGGACAACCGTTCCTTTGGCGGAACACAAGTTCAACGTACGTTTTATGCTGCAGGACAAACCGGACAACAACTATTGTTAGGTGCTTATTCTGCTTTGTCTAGACAAATTGGCGTTGGTAATGTTGAAATGTTCAACCGTCACGAAATGTTAGACTTGGTAAAAGTTGACGGAAAAGCACGCGGCATCATCGCTCGTAACTTGGTTACCGGAGAATTAGAAAGACATTCGGCACACGCCGTAATTATAGCAACCGGCGGTTATGGAAATGTATATTTCCTTTCTACCAATGCGATGGGTTCAAACGTAACAGCGGGTTGGAAAATTCACAAAAGAGGTGCGTTATTCGCGAATCCTTGTTTTGTGCAAATTCACCCAACTTGTATTCCGGTTCATGGTGTAAACCAATCAAAACTGACTTTGATGTCGGAATCGTTGCGTAACTCCGGTAGAATTTGGGTACCAAAGAAAAAAGAAGATGCAGAAGCGATTCGTGCCGGAAAACTAAAACCAACCCAACTTAAAGAAGAAGACAGAGACTATTTCTTAGAAAGACGTTATCCGGCGTTTGGTAATTTGGTTCCTCGTGACGTAGCTTCT includes:
- a CDS encoding ChaN family lipoprotein, which produces MKKVTLFIAFLICFGLNAQDKKAYQLFDKKGKKTTYAKLLKAAEKSQVVLFGEYHNNSVVHWLQLELTKDLAVKKPLVLGAEMIEADNQAPLDQYLKGEINQKQLDTTARLWPNYKTDYKPLVDFAKENKLPFIATNIPRRYAAAVSKKGFDALETLTAEEKAWIAPLPIAYDENLPGYVNMMKMMGDHASPNMPKAQASKDATMAYFIEKNLKDGSIFIHYNGTYHSDNFEGINWYLKKNTPNLQIITIATLEQKDLEKIMPEDYNKADYILVIDEDVTKTH
- a CDS encoding succinate dehydrogenase cytochrome b subunit, encoding MAKSALLKSSLAKKYWMALTGLFLCLFLAGHLAGNLQLIFSDASAFNKYALFMTSNPAVKLLSYLTYISILFHAVDGFLLTYQNVKARPIGYAKNNPSKNSSFSSRNMAVLGTLILVFIVTHMVNFWAVMHFDEKMPLQTVTVDQMGQKMDYYITTDNGKFFPTDSIQLKQMGLEIRNRTEFYNTQAGVKMGEGYKDLHKITVAFFKDAKTGLIATILYVLAMFVLAFHLLHGFQSAFQSLGLNNPKYTPVIKGFGAAFAIIVPLLFATIPVYIHFFLK
- a CDS encoding fumarate reductase/succinate dehydrogenase flavoprotein subunit — its product is MKLDSKIPEGSISEKWTNHKNHLKLVAPNNRPKIDVIVVGTGLAGASAAASLGEMGYNVKAFCFQDSPRRAHSIAAQGGINAAKNYQNDGDSTYRLFYDTIKGGDYRAREANVHRLAEVSANIIDQCVAQGVPFARDYGGMLDNRSFGGTQVQRTFYAAGQTGQQLLLGAYSALSRQIGVGNVEMFNRHEMLDLVKVDGKARGIIARNLVTGELERHSAHAVIIATGGYGNVYFLSTNAMGSNVTAGWKIHKRGALFANPCFVQIHPTCIPVHGVNQSKLTLMSESLRNSGRIWVPKKKEDAEAIRAGKLKPTQLKEEDRDYFLERRYPAFGNLVPRDVASRAAKERCDEGHGIEANDTNEGVYLDFSTEIQTKGRQAAYSQGNHNPSAEEVTKLGKKWLEEKYGNLFAMYEKITDENPYETPMKIYPAVHYTMGGVWVDYNLQSTIPGCFVAGEANFSDHGANRLGASALMQGLADGYFVLPYTVSNYLTDEIRTGKISTDSPEFIEAENSVKDTIDKFLNNNGSKSVDHFHKRLGLIMWNKVGMARNEKGLQEAIREIAALKEEFYRDVYVPGSSDELNPELEKALRVADFIDLGQLMAMDALQRKESCGGHFREEYQDSEGETLRDDENFAFVGAWEYMGYDISQEILNKEELKYEFIKIAARNYK